The Selenihalanaerobacter shriftii genome has a segment encoding these proteins:
- a CDS encoding F0F1 ATP synthase subunit epsilon, whose protein sequence is MMSTIQLDIVTPERVVYSEEVEMVVVPAMDGDLGILPKHAPLISGLNVGKIRFKNQGNETVVVTSGGFLEVKPDQVNVLADTAEFPDEIDIERAREAKQRAEKRLEQNSPDVNEIRAENALKRAINRMKVAKGE, encoded by the coding sequence ATGATGTCTACTATTCAACTTGACATCGTGACTCCAGAACGGGTTGTATATAGTGAAGAAGTAGAAATGGTTGTAGTTCCTGCTATGGATGGAGATTTAGGTATTTTACCTAAACATGCTCCTTTAATTTCAGGATTAAATGTAGGTAAGATTAGATTCAAAAACCAAGGCAATGAGACTGTTGTTGTCACTAGTGGTGGATTTTTAGAAGTGAAGCCAGATCAAGTAAATGTTTTAGCTGACACAGCTGAGTTTCCTGATGAGATAGATATAGAAAGAGCTAGAGAAGCTAAGCAAAGAGCAGAAAAACGTTTAGAACAGAATAGTCCTGATGTTAATGAAATTAGAGCTGAGAATGCTTTAAAAAGAGCTATAAATAGAATGAAGGTAGCTAAAGGAGAGTAA
- a CDS encoding UDP-N-acetylglucosamine 1-carboxyvinyltransferase, with translation MKRLLVRETRNLNGRIAVNGAKNAALPIIAASLLGEGESKLKGIPNLRDVNNLVKLLSDLGAKVDFSGNEIEVNADLVNKYSTHNELARKLRASYYTLGALLGRYGQAQCALPGGCEIGNRPIDLHLKGFTALGAEVELNHGIVKLEADKLIGAKIYLDYPSVGATMNIMLAAVKAEGETVIENVAREPEIIDLANYLNIMGAKVKGAGTDVIKIEGVEELIGADYTIIPDRIEAGTYMMAAAAIGGELVIENVLVEHVRALIAKLKEMGVEVIEDVNQVKVTAPNKLAGVDVKTMPYPGFPTDMQSQFMTLLTQAEGENVVIETVFENRFGHVDELRRMGAKIKVDGRSAVVAKANLEGAQVEATDLRAGAALIIAGLLAKGETEIYNVHHIERGYQNITRKLRDIGANIELIT, from the coding sequence ATGAAGAGATTGTTGGTTAGAGAAACTAGAAATTTGAATGGAAGAATTGCTGTTAATGGTGCAAAGAATGCTGCGTTACCGATTATTGCTGCTTCTTTATTGGGAGAAGGAGAGAGTAAATTAAAAGGAATTCCAAATTTAAGAGATGTTAATAACTTAGTCAAGCTCTTATCAGATTTAGGAGCTAAGGTAGATTTTTCTGGTAATGAAATAGAGGTTAATGCTGATTTAGTCAATAAATATAGTACTCATAATGAGTTAGCCAGGAAGCTGAGAGCATCATATTATACTTTAGGTGCTTTATTAGGAAGATATGGTCAAGCTCAATGTGCTTTGCCGGGAGGTTGTGAAATAGGCAATCGTCCAATAGATTTACATTTAAAGGGCTTTACGGCTTTAGGTGCAGAGGTTGAGTTAAACCATGGTATAGTTAAATTAGAGGCAGATAAATTAATTGGTGCTAAGATTTATTTGGATTATCCTAGTGTAGGGGCTACAATGAATATTATGTTAGCTGCTGTTAAAGCAGAGGGTGAAACGGTTATTGAAAATGTTGCTCGAGAACCTGAAATTATAGATCTAGCTAATTATTTAAATATAATGGGGGCTAAAGTTAAAGGTGCTGGAACTGATGTAATTAAGATTGAAGGTGTTGAAGAGTTAATAGGAGCGGATTATACAATCATACCTGATCGAATCGAGGCTGGTACTTATATGATGGCTGCAGCTGCTATTGGTGGAGAACTTGTAATAGAGAATGTATTGGTAGAACATGTTAGAGCTTTAATAGCTAAATTAAAAGAAATGGGAGTAGAAGTAATAGAAGATGTTAATCAGGTTAAAGTGACTGCTCCTAACAAATTAGCAGGTGTAGATGTTAAAACTATGCCATATCCAGGATTTCCAACAGATATGCAATCACAATTCATGACATTATTAACTCAAGCTGAAGGTGAAAATGTAGTCATTGAAACAGTATTTGAGAATCGTTTTGGCCATGTTGATGAATTAAGAAGAATGGGAGCTAAAATAAAAGTAGATGGTAGAAGTGCTGTAGTTGCTAAAGCTAATTTAGAAGGGGCTCAAGTTGAAGCTACCGACTTGCGAGCAGGAGCAGCTTTAATTATTGCTGGCTTATTAGCTAAGGGAGAAACAGAAATCTATAATGTTCATCATATTGAACGTGGTTATCAAAATATTACTAGAAAATTAAGAGATATCGGTGCCAATATAGAATTAATTACGTAA
- the atpA gene encoding F0F1 ATP synthase subunit alpha → MNLKPEEISSIIKQQIEGYEKELQTVSVGTVLNVGDGIAQLHGLEDAMAGELLQFSSGVYGMALNLEEDSIGCVILGDETEIEEGDTVERTGKVVEVPVGEELMGRVVNALGQPIDGKGPIDTDNQRPVESGAPGIIERQPVEIPLQTGLKAIDSLVPIGRGQRELIIGDRQTGKTAIGIDTIINQRDNDVICIYVAIGQKASTVAQVVQTLEDNQAMDHTIVVAANASEASALQYIAPYSGCAMGEEYMYNGKDVLVIYDDLSKHAVAYREMSLLLRRPPGREAYPGDVFYLHSRLLERAAKLNDEMGAGSLTALPIIETQAGDVSAYIPTNVISITDGQIYLESELFYSGVRPAINAGLSVSRVGGSAQVKAMKSVAGTLRLDLSQYRELEAFAQFGSDLDEATQQKLARGDRIVEVLKQPENSPMAVEDQVISIYTVTNGHMSDVPEDDIKRFEEELIGFMHSNYSEVPESIKETGKLDDEIAEKLVEGIKEFKKTFVASDKNDETA, encoded by the coding sequence ATGAATCTAAAACCGGAAGAGATTAGTTCCATCATTAAGCAGCAGATTGAAGGATATGAAAAAGAGTTACAGACGGTTAGTGTTGGGACGGTATTAAATGTAGGTGATGGTATTGCCCAATTACATGGATTAGAAGATGCAATGGCTGGAGAGTTATTGCAATTTTCTAGTGGTGTTTATGGAATGGCATTAAACTTAGAAGAAGATAGTATCGGTTGTGTAATTTTAGGTGATGAGACTGAAATTGAAGAAGGAGATACTGTTGAAAGGACCGGTAAAGTTGTTGAGGTGCCGGTAGGAGAAGAATTAATGGGAAGAGTTGTTAATGCTTTAGGTCAACCAATTGACGGAAAAGGACCAATTGATACTGATAACCAGAGACCAGTTGAATCAGGAGCTCCAGGAATCATTGAGAGACAACCGGTTGAAATACCGTTACAGACTGGATTAAAAGCGATTGACTCTTTGGTACCTATTGGTCGAGGACAGCGGGAGCTAATTATAGGTGACCGTCAGACTGGTAAGACAGCTATTGGAATAGACACTATTATTAATCAACGTGATAATGATGTGATCTGTATTTATGTTGCAATTGGACAGAAGGCATCTACAGTTGCTCAGGTAGTACAGACATTAGAAGATAATCAAGCTATGGACCATACTATTGTAGTTGCTGCTAATGCTAGTGAAGCATCTGCATTACAGTACATAGCACCTTATTCAGGTTGTGCTATGGGTGAAGAGTATATGTATAATGGTAAAGATGTATTAGTTATCTATGATGATTTATCAAAACATGCTGTTGCATATCGTGAAATGTCATTACTTTTACGTCGACCACCAGGACGAGAAGCTTATCCAGGTGATGTATTCTACTTACACTCTCGTTTATTAGAGAGAGCTGCTAAGTTAAATGATGAGATGGGAGCAGGTTCTTTAACAGCTTTACCGATTATTGAAACTCAAGCTGGTGACGTTTCTGCTTATATCCCTACAAATGTTATTTCCATTACTGATGGTCAGATATACTTAGAAAGTGAATTATTCTATTCAGGTGTAAGACCAGCTATTAATGCCGGTTTATCTGTATCACGAGTAGGTGGTAGTGCGCAGGTTAAGGCTATGAAGAGTGTAGCCGGTACATTGCGTTTGGACTTATCACAGTATCGTGAATTAGAGGCATTTGCGCAGTTTGGTTCTGATTTAGATGAAGCAACTCAGCAGAAGCTGGCACGTGGAGATAGAATAGTAGAAGTTTTAAAACAGCCTGAGAATAGTCCAATGGCTGTAGAAGATCAGGTAATTAGTATTTATACTGTAACTAATGGACATATGAGTGATGTGCCAGAAGATGATATTAAGCGTTTTGAAGAGGAATTAATAGGTTTTATGCATAGTAATTATTCTGAAGTTCCGGAATCAATTAAAGAAACCGGTAAATTAGATGATGAAATTGCAGAGAAATTAGTTGAAGGTATTAAAGAATTTAAGAAAACATTTGTAGCAAGCGATAAGAATGATGAGACTGCTTAG
- the atpD gene encoding F0F1 ATP synthase subunit beta, which produces MSENQEQNIGRVVEVIGPVVEVEFDAGRLPEIYGAIKIVDEEREAPKGDGPKDEEIGDPIEVTVEVMHHVGDNRVRGVAMSSTDGLVRGMKVLDLGGPISVPIGEECLGRIFNVLGEPIDEAGEVDTDKRNPIHREAPQYEVLEPSVELFETGIKVIDLLAPYSEGGKVGLFGGAGVGKTVLIMELINNIATEHGGYSVFSGVGERTREGNDLWLEMKESGVLDKVALVYGQMNEPPGARMRVGLTGLTMAEHFRDDLGQDVLLFIDNIFRFIQAGSEVSALLGRMPSAVGYQPTLATDIGALQERITSTNKGSITSVQAVYVPADDLTDPAPATTFAHLDATTVLSRPIAEKGIYPAVDPLDSTSRILDPNIIGEKHYEIARRVQETLQSYKDLQDIIAILGMDELSPEDKLTVERARKIERFLSQPFFVAEQFTGTPGKYVPINETINGFEEILDGKHDDLPEEAFYMVGTMQEAKEKAKSLKGSE; this is translated from the coding sequence ATGAGCGAGAATCAAGAGCAGAATATTGGACGAGTTGTTGAAGTTATCGGTCCAGTAGTAGAGGTCGAATTTGATGCTGGTCGACTACCAGAGATATATGGTGCTATTAAGATTGTTGATGAAGAGCGTGAAGCGCCTAAAGGAGATGGACCAAAAGATGAAGAAATTGGTGATCCTATAGAGGTTACAGTAGAGGTAATGCACCATGTTGGTGATAATCGTGTTCGTGGTGTAGCTATGTCTTCTACTGATGGTTTAGTAAGAGGTATGAAAGTGCTAGACTTAGGTGGTCCTATTTCTGTACCGATAGGTGAAGAATGCTTAGGACGAATTTTTAATGTATTAGGAGAGCCTATTGATGAAGCAGGAGAAGTAGATACTGATAAGAGAAATCCTATTCATCGGGAGGCGCCACAGTATGAAGTGCTAGAACCATCTGTTGAACTTTTTGAAACTGGTATTAAAGTAATTGACTTATTAGCACCGTATTCTGAAGGTGGTAAAGTTGGTCTATTCGGTGGTGCCGGTGTAGGTAAGACAGTATTGATTATGGAGTTAATTAATAATATTGCAACTGAGCATGGTGGTTACTCTGTATTCTCGGGTGTAGGAGAACGTACTCGTGAAGGTAACGACCTATGGTTAGAAATGAAAGAATCTGGAGTATTAGACAAGGTTGCTTTAGTATATGGTCAGATGAATGAACCACCTGGAGCTCGTATGAGAGTAGGTTTAACTGGATTGACAATGGCAGAACACTTCCGTGATGATTTAGGTCAGGATGTATTACTCTTTATCGATAATATTTTCCGATTCATTCAGGCAGGTTCTGAGGTTTCAGCTTTACTTGGCCGGATGCCATCAGCGGTAGGTTATCAGCCAACATTAGCAACTGATATAGGAGCTTTACAGGAACGGATTACCTCCACTAATAAAGGATCAATCACATCTGTACAGGCGGTTTATGTGCCAGCAGATGACTTGACAGACCCAGCACCAGCAACTACTTTTGCGCACTTAGATGCGACAACAGTATTATCAAGACCTATTGCTGAGAAAGGGATTTATCCTGCAGTGGACCCATTAGATTCAACTTCTAGAATTCTTGATCCAAATATAATTGGTGAAAAACATTATGAGATTGCTCGTAGAGTACAGGAAACATTACAGAGTTATAAAGACTTACAGGATATCATTGCTATCTTAGGTATGGATGAATTATCACCAGAAGATAAATTAACAGTAGAGAGAGCACGTAAAATTGAAAGATTCTTATCACAGCCATTCTTTGTAGCAGAGCAGTTTACTGGAACTCCTGGTAAGTATGTACCGATTAATGAAACTATTAATGGATTTGAAGAAATCTTAGATGGTAAGCATGATGATTTACCTGAAGAGGCTTTCTATATGGTAGGTACTATGCAAGAAGCAAAAGAAAAGGCGAAAAGCTTAAAGGGAAGTGAGTAA
- a CDS encoding M23 family metallopeptidase — MSKDDKKDDKKFPFSIKTDKEDIKLKLTKNVQDLADKFSWHKFLTRVLTNKKIVFLIIAIIVGGALLLPRVYNSTLKEDTSYEDKVVIYEDVPGHVNKGIEKNSEVTKPPIKVQTKSNNKAQENREIKDETTKENKEVAEPINARPEFSLPVKGSKIERQYGWSKDPVLEDWRFHQGIDIAAAQATQIKSVANGKVEKVREDDYLGLVLVIKHSNGYKTVYGHAQKSYLEEGQHVKTGQAIGEVGDSGLVMKPTLHFEIWKENKSIKPSEYLNL; from the coding sequence ATGTCTAAAGATGATAAAAAAGATGATAAAAAATTCCCTTTTTCTATTAAAACTGATAAAGAAGATATTAAACTAAAATTGACAAAGAATGTTCAGGATTTAGCAGATAAATTTTCTTGGCACAAGTTTTTAACTAGAGTTCTGACTAATAAAAAAATAGTATTCTTAATAATAGCCATAATAGTAGGAGGAGCTTTACTTTTACCTAGGGTATATAATTCTACTTTAAAAGAAGATACTTCATATGAAGATAAAGTTGTAATTTATGAAGATGTTCCTGGGCATGTTAATAAAGGAATAGAAAAGAATTCAGAAGTAACAAAGCCCCCTATTAAAGTTCAAACTAAGTCAAACAATAAAGCACAAGAAAATAGAGAAATAAAAGATGAAACAACTAAAGAGAACAAGGAAGTAGCAGAACCAATAAATGCCCGTCCAGAATTTTCATTACCTGTTAAAGGGTCTAAAATTGAGCGGCAGTATGGTTGGAGTAAAGACCCAGTTTTAGAAGATTGGCGTTTTCACCAAGGTATTGATATTGCTGCTGCTCAAGCAACACAAATTAAGTCTGTTGCCAATGGGAAGGTAGAAAAAGTTAGAGAAGATGATTATTTAGGATTAGTTTTGGTTATTAAACACTCTAACGGTTATAAGACAGTTTATGGTCATGCTCAAAAATCTTACTTGGAAGAAGGCCAACATGTAAAAACTGGACAGGCTATAGGTGAAGTAGGAGATTCTGGATTAGTTATGAAACCGACTCTACATTTTGAAATTTGGAAAGAAAATAAAAGTATAAAACCTTCGGAATACTTAAATTTATAA
- the spoIID gene encoding stage II sporulation protein D, with protein MIKGWDSIIDDKNNQIRVKIIDSNEEVIELPLEEYIKGVVAAEMPANFGIEALKAQAVAARTYTLRKVQGNKSRIIEMTTDINSDQAWIDKEEMMKRWGNLKYWFKIAKAVDSTEGIFLTYEGRIISAVYHSASGGVTAAARNVWGRDLPYLKVVKSPYESNSPYNHYVQEYSIRDFGKRLGINRLNKAELIYNMKILEKSSSGRVLKIQVLDQILTGRELRTRLGLKSTNFRYKLQGSHIKFITKGNGHGAGMSQYGANGMAKKGYNYLEILKHYYPGTKLKRMTY; from the coding sequence ATGATTAAAGGTTGGGATAGTATAATAGATGATAAAAATAATCAAATTAGAGTTAAAATTATAGATTCTAATGAAGAAGTAATTGAACTTCCTTTAGAAGAGTATATAAAAGGGGTAGTAGCAGCAGAAATGCCAGCTAATTTTGGAATAGAAGCTCTTAAAGCACAAGCTGTAGCTGCTAGGACTTATACTTTAAGGAAGGTACAGGGAAATAAAAGCAGAATAATTGAAATGACTACTGATATTAATTCTGATCAAGCTTGGATAGATAAAGAAGAAATGATGAAAAGATGGGGCAATTTAAAATATTGGTTTAAGATAGCAAAGGCTGTTGATTCTACAGAAGGTATTTTTTTAACTTATGAAGGTAGGATAATTTCTGCGGTATATCATTCAGCTAGCGGAGGAGTTACTGCAGCTGCTAGAAATGTATGGGGTAGAGACTTACCTTACTTAAAAGTGGTTAAGAGCCCTTATGAATCTAATTCTCCTTATAATCATTATGTCCAAGAGTATTCAATCAGAGACTTTGGTAAAAGATTAGGAATAAATAGATTAAATAAAGCTGAATTAATATATAATATGAAAATTTTAGAAAAAAGTTCAAGTGGGAGAGTATTAAAAATTCAAGTATTAGATCAGATCTTAACCGGAAGGGAGTTAAGAACTAGGCTAGGTCTTAAATCAACTAATTTTAGATATAAACTACAAGGTAGTCATATTAAGTTTATTACTAAAGGGAATGGACATGGAGCTGGAATGAGCCAATATGGAGCTAATGGAATGGCTAAAAAGGGTTATAATTACTTGGAGATTTTAAAGCATTATTATCCTGGAACAAAATTAAAAAGGATGACATATTGA
- the atpG gene encoding ATP synthase F1 subunit gamma, protein MQSMRDIKRKIGSVENTKKITRAMKLVAAAKLRKSQERAEAAKPFFTKTRETLVDAASKLDGEMHTLLEERESIDRIGYVVITGDRGLCGPYNARVLKKVSAHIEEHARSNDEVGVISVGKKGRNYFKRNKIENVSEYLHIDDEPSMRTAQNISNEVVDFYEERVFDKIHLVYTQFETILAQEAKIVQLLPVKPEGMEEEGLQSEYIYEPSPNKVLDVILPKYIRNIMFGALLESTASEFASRMTAMDSATENAEEMIEELTLSYNRARQAEITQEISEIVGGANALD, encoded by the coding sequence ATGCAAAGTATGCGGGATATTAAACGAAAGATTGGTAGTGTAGAGAATACTAAAAAGATTACACGAGCAATGAAGCTGGTAGCAGCAGCTAAATTAAGAAAGTCTCAAGAACGAGCTGAGGCAGCAAAGCCTTTCTTTACTAAGACACGAGAAACTTTAGTAGATGCTGCTAGTAAATTAGATGGTGAAATGCATACTCTTTTAGAAGAAAGGGAGAGCATAGATAGAATCGGTTATGTAGTTATTACTGGAGACCGAGGTCTTTGTGGACCTTATAATGCTCGGGTATTAAAAAAAGTTAGTGCCCATATTGAAGAGCATGCTAGAAGTAACGATGAGGTAGGAGTAATTTCTGTTGGTAAAAAAGGGAGAAATTATTTTAAAAGAAATAAGATAGAGAATGTTTCTGAATATCTACATATAGATGATGAACCATCAATGAGAACAGCACAGAATATTTCTAATGAAGTAGTTGATTTTTATGAAGAAAGAGTTTTTGATAAGATTCATTTAGTTTACACTCAATTTGAAACTATACTTGCTCAGGAGGCTAAGATAGTACAATTATTACCAGTTAAACCTGAAGGTATGGAAGAAGAAGGATTACAGAGTGAATATATTTATGAGCCTTCTCCAAATAAAGTGTTGGATGTGATTTTGCCTAAATACATCCGAAATATCATGTTTGGTGCTTTATTAGAATCAACGGCCAGTGAATTTGCTTCCCGGATGACTGCTATGGATTCAGCTACTGAGAATGCTGAAGAAATGATTGAAGAATTAACTTTGTCATATAATCGAGCTAGACAGGCCGAAATTACACAAGAGATTTCTGAGATTGTTGGAGGGGCAAACGCTTTAGATTAA
- the spoIIID gene encoding sporulation transcriptional regulator SpoIIID, with protein sequence MKDYIYQRVMEVSNYIYETKATVRQAAKVFGVSKSTIHKDVTERLEKIDSRLADQVKKVLEYNKAERHIRGGEATKRKYLSNYEEMNED encoded by the coding sequence ATGAAAGATTATATTTATCAAAGAGTTATGGAAGTAAGTAATTATATATATGAAACTAAGGCAACGGTTAGGCAGGCAGCTAAGGTATTTGGGGTTAGTAAGAGTACTATTCATAAAGATGTAACAGAAAGGTTAGAAAAGATCGATAGCAGATTAGCTGATCAAGTTAAGAAAGTTTTAGAATATAATAAGGCTGAGCGTCATATTCGAGGTGGTGAGGCTACTAAACGAAAATATTTATCTAATTATGAAGAGATGAATGAAGATTAA
- the flgG gene encoding flagellar basal-body rod protein FlgG — translation MIRSLWTAATGMKAQQLNIDTISNNLSNVNTSGFKKSRVGFQDLMYQSLREAGTPNNQGSQVPTGIEVGHGVRPAATQKLFSQGSFQKTGNPLDIAIEGDGFFQVLQPDGRVAYTRDGSLKRDNNGRLVTSDGYPVQPEITIPEDAVNVTVTVEGNVLVKQPGSEELNEIGQLELARFSNPAGLKSLGRNLFMKTPASGEPTVGVPAENGFGTLSQGYLEQSNVKVVEEMVNMIAAQRAYEVNSKAIRASDEMLQQANNLKR, via the coding sequence ATGATTAGATCATTGTGGACAGCAGCAACTGGAATGAAGGCACAACAGTTAAATATTGATACTATTTCTAACAACTTATCTAATGTTAATACTAGTGGTTTTAAGAAAAGTAGAGTTGGTTTTCAAGATTTAATGTATCAATCATTACGAGAAGCAGGAACCCCTAATAATCAAGGTTCTCAAGTCCCGACCGGGATAGAAGTAGGACATGGTGTTAGGCCAGCTGCTACACAGAAATTATTTTCCCAAGGAAGCTTTCAAAAAACCGGGAATCCTTTAGATATTGCTATTGAAGGTGATGGATTCTTTCAAGTATTGCAGCCAGACGGTAGAGTAGCTTATACCCGTGATGGATCATTAAAGAGAGATAATAATGGGCGATTAGTAACTTCTGATGGATATCCAGTTCAACCTGAAATAACAATTCCTGAGGATGCAGTTAATGTAACAGTAACTGTTGAAGGTAATGTTTTAGTTAAACAACCAGGTAGTGAAGAATTAAATGAAATTGGACAACTTGAATTAGCTCGGTTTTCTAATCCAGCAGGATTAAAGAGTCTTGGTAGAAATTTATTTATGAAGACACCTGCTTCTGGAGAACCTACTGTAGGCGTTCCTGCCGAAAATGGTTTTGGAACTTTGAGTCAAGGATACTTAGAGCAGTCAAATGTAAAAGTAGTTGAAGAGATGGTAAATATGATTGCAGCTCAACGTGCTTATGAAGTTAATTCTAAAGCAATTAGAGCTTCAGATGAGATGTTACAGCAAGCTAATAATTTAAAAAGATAA
- the flgF gene encoding flagellar basal-body rod protein FlgF has product MLRGMYTAASGMNSALKRTNIITNNLANVNTTGYKKDNTINKSFSEVLLRRLPDGKFIGEAGQGTEVEETVTDFSLGKIHKTDNPFDWAINGEGFFAVQTSKGIRYTRNGNFNLNRNGQVVTQNGNLVLGQGGPLQVFGDNVQLDNQNNLVVDGQIAGQIRLVTFSNSNGLVKEGNTLYRATPDVGNQFMATGEVSQGYLESANVNVVESMTNMIEATRHYEANQKIIKTYDKSLGDAVNSVGKV; this is encoded by the coding sequence ATGCTTAGAGGAATGTATACAGCAGCATCAGGTATGAATTCAGCATTAAAACGAACTAATATAATTACAAATAATCTAGCTAATGTTAACACTACTGGTTATAAAAAAGATAATACTATTAATAAGTCTTTTTCAGAGGTTTTATTAAGGCGCTTGCCAGATGGTAAATTCATTGGGGAAGCAGGTCAAGGAACAGAAGTAGAGGAAACAGTTACTGATTTTAGCTTAGGTAAAATACATAAAACAGATAATCCATTTGATTGGGCAATTAATGGCGAAGGTTTTTTTGCAGTCCAAACATCAAAGGGAATTAGATATACTAGAAATGGTAATTTTAATCTGAATCGAAATGGACAAGTAGTTACCCAAAATGGCAATTTAGTTTTAGGACAAGGTGGTCCTTTACAGGTTTTTGGTGATAATGTACAATTAGATAATCAGAATAACTTAGTGGTCGATGGACAAATTGCTGGTCAAATTAGATTAGTAACTTTTTCTAATTCAAATGGCTTAGTCAAGGAAGGCAATACATTGTATCGGGCTACTCCAGATGTTGGTAACCAATTCATGGCTACTGGAGAAGTAAGTCAAGGGTATTTAGAGTCAGCAAATGTTAATGTTGTAGAATCTATGACCAATATGATTGAAGCAACTAGACATTATGAAGCTAACCAAAAAATCATCAAGACTTATGACAAAAGTTTAGGTGATGCAGTTAATTCTGTAGGAAAAGTATAA
- a CDS encoding F0F1 ATP synthase subunit delta, translating into MINNQIAKRYSQALFELAVEKSKVKELQDDLIEVLDTIEEHEELNEVIYHPRISREDKKSLLDELFGSKISQTLLNFLKLLIDKRREKTLEAILDQYIELANQENKILEIEVETAVELSDDNSVKLKEKLEELTNTEVILDIKINPELIGGLVLKIGDKVIDGSLHKYLQVMKDNLTKIEVSQLGVN; encoded by the coding sequence ATGATAAATAATCAGATAGCTAAAAGATATAGCCAAGCTCTATTTGAATTAGCTGTTGAGAAGAGCAAAGTAAAAGAGTTACAAGATGATTTAATTGAAGTATTAGATACTATTGAAGAACATGAAGAATTAAATGAGGTCATATACCATCCTCGTATTTCTAGAGAAGATAAAAAGAGTTTATTAGATGAACTTTTTGGTTCAAAGATTTCTCAAACTTTATTGAATTTCCTTAAGTTATTAATAGATAAGAGGCGTGAAAAAACTTTAGAAGCTATTTTAGATCAATATATAGAGTTAGCTAATCAAGAGAATAAAATTTTAGAAATTGAAGTTGAAACAGCCGTAGAATTATCTGATGATAATTCAGTAAAATTAAAAGAGAAATTAGAAGAATTAACAAATACAGAAGTTATATTAGACATTAAGATTAACCCAGAGTTAATAGGTGGTTTAGTACTTAAGATTGGAGATAAAGTTATTGATGGTAGTCTTCATAAGTATCTTCAGGTTATGAAAGATAACCTTACTAAAATAGAAGTAAGTCAGTTAGGGGTGAATTAA
- a CDS encoding YueI family protein — MKSKDEEIEEEAVLNQNKSKLEKTISAGIHGGYEFKKGEKNQFLGEFRERIIRVLNFKQIIEPGVYPEVLEAIKDSEAKKLIISRKANLKAAKDYIELANQNNLSFKKVDSPEFKGDIGLAVVSDHAVHHEEIIVIDKEEKFKEIGLPVELLQKAGEKICADCYHKIEENAPEELINFEKMSWIDSLFNSSCVC, encoded by the coding sequence TTGAAATCTAAAGATGAAGAAATAGAAGAAGAAGCAGTTTTGAATCAGAATAAAAGTAAATTAGAAAAGACTATTTCTGCCGGAATTCATGGTGGATATGAGTTTAAAAAAGGTGAGAAGAATCAATTTCTTGGAGAATTTAGAGAGAGGATAATTAGAGTATTGAATTTTAAGCAGATCATTGAACCAGGAGTTTATCCTGAAGTTTTAGAAGCAATTAAAGATTCTGAGGCTAAAAAGTTAATTATTAGTAGAAAAGCTAACTTAAAAGCTGCTAAAGATTACATTGAACTAGCAAATCAAAATAATCTTTCCTTCAAAAAGGTAGACTCACCAGAATTCAAAGGAGATATAGGTTTAGCAGTAGTTAGTGATCATGCGGTACATCATGAAGAAATTATAGTAATTGATAAAGAAGAGAAATTCAAAGAAATAGGTTTACCTGTAGAATTATTACAAAAAGCTGGCGAAAAAATTTGTGCAGATTGTTATCATAAGATAGAAGAAAATGCTCCTGAAGAATTAATTAACTTTGAGAAAATGAGTTGGATTGATAGTTTATTTAACTCCTCTTGTGTCTGTTAA